A stretch of Castanea sativa cultivar Marrone di Chiusa Pesio chromosome 2, ASM4071231v1 DNA encodes these proteins:
- the LOC142625476 gene encoding small ribosomal subunit protein RACK1-like, with product MVKPQTPPPFAQTQTLSHSPAQTQTLSHFEALLRPHRLLLLLSRDRTIKLWNTLGECKFTISDQEAHQDWVSCVRFSPNTLQPTIVSASWDKIVKVWNLTNCKIKNTLAGHTGYVNTVAVSPDGSLCASGGKDGVILLWDLAEGKKLYSLDAGAIIHALCFSSNRYWLCAATEQSIKIWDLESKSIVEDLKVDLKTKAEKADDTTSSNSTKNKV from the exons ATGGTGAAGCCGC AAACCCCTCCTCCATTTGCCCAaacccaaactctctctcactcacctgcccaaacccaaactctctctcatTTCGAAGCTCTTCTTCGGCCTCACcgactcctcctcctcctctcccGTGACCGCACGATCAAGCTCTGGAACACCCTTGGAGAATGCAAGTTCACTATCTCTGACCAAGAGGCGCACCAGGACTGGGTCTCGTGCGTTCGTTTCAGCCCCAACACTCTCCAACCCACCATCGTTTCGGCGTCGTGGGATAAGATTGTGAAGGTTTGGAACTTGACCAACTGTAAGATTAAGAACACATTGGCTGGACACACCGGGTATGTGAACACCGTCGCGGTTTCGCCCGATGGGTCACTTTGTGCCAGTGGTGGGAAAGATGGGGTGATCCTTTTGTGGGATTTGGCTGAGGGGAAGAAGCTGTACTCGCTTGACGCGGGTGCCATTATTCATGCCCTCTGCTTCAGTTCTAATAGGTACTGGCTTTGCGCCGCCACGGAGCAGAGCATTAAGATCTGGGATTTGGAGAGTAAGAGCATTGTTGAGGATTTGAAGGTGGATCTCAAGACTAAGGCTGAGAAGGCCGATGACACCACCTCTTCCAATAGTACAAAGAATAAGgtataa